One window from the genome of Xiphophorus hellerii strain 12219 chromosome 16, Xiphophorus_hellerii-4.1, whole genome shotgun sequence encodes:
- the LOC116736037 gene encoding nuclear GTPase SLIP-GC-like: MDDFVCKILNDWGLSDWIETFREQGVDKKYLYCLEDQDVGELISKVGPRAHFRKKLKLLKEEQNRNEDTLPLSLPIEQEQKNTTVQAEVQPSTSDGGKRKLDLEKFNKREPTPKRFRRSMSASLPELRILSEVKNVMRHVLDKLQENTKLNSFLREKIRDLKTDRRELVGVFGKTGAGKTSLINALIDERKLLPSGDVDACTSVMIKVEANMCNTKYEAHIEFITKEEWKDELWSVSQFQENTAAQKKEDEDDDYQDVAEKLSALYGEEWKQKSSEQLMDPKYFREIPEFLQSTGKILSCETANELSAKMIKYTRTESNHGGEKDINRWYWPLVKCVTVKVPHDFPQHITLVDLPGNGDRNKSRDTMWKGIVGNCSTVWIVTEINRAASEKESWEILKSVSSLLGNGGECRYIHFICTKSDVIEDSTDHSADLQAKIIRRNIKVKEAVFKEFNKLHKIKKHFSDDSFKVYTVSSKEFLKPEVLSPENTEIPKLQDFLQNLNDSHSETLNYVSGAHGILSLIHGASLKRQPGIHTEVCEKLEINIAAQLAPVQKAIERACLVFEECLCEGVERSKSSCEKKLNNFLHPRGKSGSGYHRTLKSVFKNGGVHKPKKGKQINLNMKLTSFLTDSIDEEFRKTFPNEQKCGPFNGVIDKFSLDTESLKQKYKDVELQLIFLSTEEEKIKKKLNKRIRDQKKIMYNSLIETIEETMQECYKTAAGYSGPGMLEKMRETVSRHVRESKDTMFAEAKNVMMIHLLSLTVEILTTMNDTLNNSMDLSLRTDSQSIPDVSTELAMVKKNYSKLKNNSN, from the exons ATGGATGACTTTGTTTGCAAGATATTAAATGACTGGGGCCTAAGCGACTGGATAGAAACATTTAGAG AACAAGGCGTTGACAAGAAATATCTGTACTGTCTTGAGGATCAAGACGTGGGAGAATTGATTTCCAAAGTGGGACCAAGAGCACATTTCAGAAAGAAACTGAAGCTGTTAAAG gaagaacaaaacagaaatgaggaCACATTGCCTTTATCTTTACCA attgaacaggagcagaaaaacacaactgttCAGGCTGAG GTACAGCCATCCACAAGTGATGGAG gaaagagaaagcTGGATCTGGAGAAGTTTAACAAAAGAGAACCAACACCAAAACGGTTTCGCAGGAGTATGTCAGCATCTTTGCCAG aaCTAAGAATACTGTCTGAGGTGAAAAATGTAATGAGACATGTTCTGGATAAACttcaagaaaacacaaagctgaATTCTTTCCTAAG GGAAAAAATTAGGGATCTGAAGACAGACAGAAGAGAACTGGTTGGTGTTTTTGGTAAAACTGGAGCTGGAAAGACCAGTTTGATAAACGCTCTCATTGATGAGAGGAAACTTTTGCCGTCTGGAGATGTTGATGCATGTACTTCAGTCATGATTAAAGTGGAGGCAAACATGTGCAATACAAAGTATGAGGCACATATTGAATTTATCACAAAAGAG gAATGGAAAGATGAGTTGTGGTCAGTGAGTCAGTTTCAAGAGAATACTGCAGCTCAGAAAAAagaggatgaggatgatgattATCAGGATGTGGCTGAAAAGCTGTCTGCACTCTATGGAGAggaatggaaacaaaaatcttcTGAACAACTAATGGACCCCAAATATTTCAGAGAAATACCAGAATTTCTTCAATCCACAGGAAAGATACTGTCATGTGAAACA GCTAACGAGCTATCTGCTAAAATgattaaatacacaagaacTGAATCAAATCATGGAGgagaaaaagacataaacaggTGGTATTGGCCTCTTGTGAAGTGTGTGACTGTCAAAGTGCCTCATGATTTTCCCCAGCACATCACTCTTGTGGACCTTCCTGGAAATGGAGACCGTAACAAGAGCAGAGATACAATGTGGAAAGGG ATTGTTGGAAACTGTTCTACTGTGTGGATCGTCACTGAAATCAACCGAGCAGCATCAGAGAAAGAATCCTGGGAAATCTTGAAGAGTGTCAGTAGTCTCCTAGGAAACGGTGGGGAGTGCAGATACATTCACTTTATCTGCACAAAATCTGATGTTATTGAAGACTCTACTGATCA CTCAGCTGACCTTCAGGCCAAAATCATCAGAAGAAACATTAAAGTAAAGGAAGCAGTGTTCAAAGAATTCAACAAGCTACACAAGATTAAG AAACACTTCAGTGATGACTCTTTCAAAGTGTACACAGTGAGCTCCAAAGAGTTTCTGAAACCAGAGGTTCTCAGTCCAGAGAATACTG AAATCCCCAAGCTTCAAGATTTTTTGCAAAATCTCAATGACAGTCACTCAGAGACGCTAAACTATGTTTCTGGAGCTCATGGGATTCTCTCTTTGATTCATGGAGCCAGCTTGAAAAGACAG CCTGGAATACACACAGAAGTATGTGAAAAGCTTGAGATAAACATTGCCGCCCAACTTGCTCCAGTCCAAAAAGCAATAGAAAGAGCTTGCCTGGTTTTTGAGGAATGCCTGTGTGAAGGGGTTGAACGATCGAAAAGCTCATGtgaaaaaaagctgaataaCTTTCTACATCCTCGG GGAAAGAGTGGTAGTGGTTATCACAGAACATTAAAGAGCGTTTTCAAAAATGGTGGAGTCCACAAACccaaaaagggaaaacaaataaacctCAACATGAAGCTCACTTCATTCCTGACTGACAGCATTGATGAGGAATTCAGGAAAACCTTCCC aaatgaacaaaaatgtggACCATTTAATGGTGTCATTGATAAGTTTTCACTTGACACTGAAAGTCTGAAGCAAAAGTACAAAGATGTGGAACTGCAGCTGATCTTTCTCAGTACAGAG gaggaaaaaattaagaaaaagctTAACAAAAGGATTAGagaccaaaagaaaataatgtacaACAGCCTGATAGAGACAATTGAGGAGACCATGCAAGAATGCTACAAGA ctgcagcaggataCTCAGGTCCTGGTATGCtggagaaaatgagagaaacaGTATCAAGACATGTTCGTGAATCAAAGGACACCATGTTTGCAGAGGCTAAAAACGTCATGATGATCCACCTCCTGAGCTTAACG GTGGAAATTTTGACAACAATGAACGACACATTGAACAACTCCATGGACCTCTCCCTCAGGACAGACAGTCAATCGATTCCAG ATGTTTCAACAGAGCTCGCAATGGTAAAGAAAAACTACAGTAAGCTTAAGAACAACTCAAATTAG